The sequence GAGCAACGGTTCACCGAGCTCGCTTAGCAGCGCGAGCGCCACCGGCTGGTCTGGCACGCGGATGCCGATGGTGGCCCGTTTGGGGTGTTGCAGCCGACGCGGCACTTCGCGCGTCGCCTCCAGGATAAAGGTGTAGCTGCCGGGTGTGTTGGCCTTGAGGAGACGGAACTGGCGGTTGTCCACCTTGGCATAGGTGGCGATTTCCGCCAAATCGCGCACCATCAGGGTCAGATGGTGATGTTCGTCCAGACCGCGAATCTGGCGCAATTGTCGCTCGCAATCCTTGTCGCCCAGATGGCAGCCCAAGGCGTAACAGGAATCCGTGGGATAGACGATCACGCCGCCGGCGCGCACGATGTCGGCCGCCTGGCGGATGAGCCGTGGCTGGGGATTCTGCGGATGAATGGAAAAGAACTGCGCCATGGAGGAAGGACATCGCGCCCACAGGAAGGGACCGGAACTCAGGCCGCTGCGGGAAGCACCTCGGGCCAGTCGTGCCAGACGGGGACGCAACCAGGGGGCAGCGCCGCGAGACGACCCATGTCCACGTAACCGTGGCCTGGACCATGATAGTCGGAACCGCGCGAGGCCTTAAAGCCGAACTCGCGTGCAAGCTGGGCGAAACGGAGGATCTCGTCCTGGGAATGGCTGCCGGATACCACCTCCACCGCACACCCCCCCAATTCGAGAAACTCGGCAAACAGCTCGCGCATAAGCCGTGGACCCAGGTCGTAGCGCCCCGGATGGGCGATCACTGCAACACCCCCTGCGCCCTGGATCCACGCCACTGCCTCGTCCAGTCCGGCCCAGATGTGCTCCACATAGCCTGGTTTGCCCTTGACCAGATACTTGCGAAACACGCCACGCATGTCGGCAGCGTGACCTTGCTCGATGAGGAAGCGCGCGAAATGGGTGCGGCTGATGATGTGCTCACTGGCCAGCGCCATCGCCCCTTCCAGACTGCCGGAAATACCAATGCGTTCCAGCTCCTGAGCGATGCGCCGGGCACGTTCGACACGGGACGCACGTAGCCGGGCCAGCCCCGCCTGAAGCACCGGATGGGTCTCGTCGATGCGAAGTCCCACGACATGGATAGTACGACCGCGCCAGGTGACGGAAATCTCCACGCCACTCACCAGATGCATGCCCTGGCAGCTCGCTTCCTCGCGCGCCTCGGCGACCCCGGCCACGTCGTCATGATCGGTCAGGGCGAGCACCCGCACGCCCCGGGCCGCGGCATGACGTACCAGCTCGCGGGGGGCGAGTTGGCCATCGGAGATGCGGGAATGGGCGTGGAGATCGACAGAGAACATGATGAGGACGATGGAATCTACAAATCATAACAAAAATGCGCGTGTGCTGTCTTGCGCGCCCGTGCTAAACTTCT comes from Thiobacter sp. AK1 and encodes:
- a CDS encoding L-threonylcarbamoyladenylate synthase, whose translation is MAQFFSIHPQNPQPRLIRQAADIVRAGGVIVYPTDSCYALGCHLGDKDCERQLRQIRGLDEHHHLTLMVRDLAEIATYAKVDNRQFRLLKANTPGSYTFILEATREVPRRLQHPKRATIGIRVPDQPVALALLSELGEPLLSTTLILPGDALPLNDPEAIRERLEKHVALILDAGPCGVEPTTVIDLTGETPQVLRKGKGSLAPFGLEH
- a CDS encoding 3',5'-nucleoside bisphosphate phosphatase, encoding MFSVDLHAHSRISDGQLAPRELVRHAAARGVRVLALTDHDDVAGVAEAREEASCQGMHLVSGVEISVTWRGRTIHVVGLRIDETHPVLQAGLARLRASRVERARRIAQELERIGISGSLEGAMALASEHIISRTHFARFLIEQGHAADMRGVFRKYLVKGKPGYVEHIWAGLDEAVAWIQGAGGVAVIAHPGRYDLGPRLMRELFAEFLELGGCAVEVVSGSHSQDEILRFAQLAREFGFKASRGSDYHGPGHGYVDMGRLAALPPGCVPVWHDWPEVLPAAA